One stretch of Euphorbia lathyris chromosome 7, ddEupLath1.1, whole genome shotgun sequence DNA includes these proteins:
- the LOC136201517 gene encoding DNA (cytosine-5)-methyltransferase DRM1-like: MPSAMEVEASSSASGSGSNVMNYFIGMGFPREMVAEAIQANGEGSIDLILERLLTYSAIKESPEAQPNVDPDPSSSSSEYDESFLDGFSDSDSSENEVIAQLARMGYSEKDTKLALERCGEQASMAELADFICAAQMAKAFEAPEEKPRIQHLDEHYYTKQTKKLKLIHGDDEMIGLPNPMIGFGLPTDSVIVTRRTLPEAAKGPPYFYYENVAMAPKGVWQTISSFLYEVKPEFVDSKHLCAAARKRGYIHNLPIHNRSPLVPLPPQTISEAFPLTKRWWPSWDTRTKLNCLQTVIASAKVTDRIREAVVGYEGEPPLSVQKFVLEQCRKWNLVWVGRNKVAPLEPDEIEMLLGFPRYHTRGGGTNRTDRYKSLGNSFQIDTVAYHLSVLKYMFPGGINVLSLFSGIGGAEVALHRLGIRLKNVVSVEKSEVNRNLVRSWWQETDQDGNLIDLEDVQDLREDRLEQMIKSFGGFDLIIGGSPCNNLAGNNRLHRDGLEGKESSLFFEYWRILDTVKRIMKRNNGNY, from the exons ATGCCAAGCGCAATGGAGGTGGAG GCAAGTTCATCTGCAAGTGGTTCTGGCTCCAACGTGATGAATTATTTTATTGGAATGGGCTTTCCACGAGAAATGGTTGCTGAAGCAATTCAGGCTAACG GGGAGGGGAGTATAGACTTGATTTTGGAGAGACTGCTCACATACTCG GCAATTAAAGAATCTCCTGAAGCACAGCCAAATGTTGACCCTGAtcctagttcttcttcttcagaatatGACGAGAGCTTCCTAGATGGTTTTTCAGACTCAGATAGTTCTGAAAATGAG GTTATTGCTCAACTGGCAAGAATGGGTTACAGCGAGAAGGACACTAAATTAGCTCTAGAGAGATGTG GAGAGCAAGCCTCAATGGCAGAGTTGGCAGATTTCATCTGTGCTGCTCAAATGGCAAAGGCATTTGAGGCTCCAGAAGAGAag CCAAGGATCCAGCACTTGGATGAACATTATTACACTAAGCAGACGAAGAAGCTGAAGCTAATACATGGAGATGATGAGATGATAGGACTCCCAAATCCGATGATTGGTTTCGGACTACCAACCGATTCAGTTATCGTGACCCGTAGAACACTTCCGGAAGCTGCGAAGGGGCCGCCGtatttttattatgaaaatGTGGCAATGGCTCCTAAAGGGGTTTGGCAAACCATCTCAAGTTTCTTATATGAAGTGAAGCCGGAATTCGTTGATTCAAAACATTTGTGTGCTGCAGCAAGGAAAAGGGGATACATTCACAATCTTCCAATTCACAACAGGTCTCCCCTTGTTCCATTGCCTCCACAGACCATAAGTGAAGCATTTCCATTGACAAAGAGATGGTGGCCTTCATGGGACACGAGGACGAAATTAAATTGCCTACAAACGGTTATCGCGAGCGCGAAAGTGACGGATAGGATTCGTGAAGCTGTTGTGGGTTATGAGGGAGAACCTCCTTTGAGTGTCCAGAAGTTTGTTCTTGAGCAGTGCAGGAAATGGAATCTGGTATGGGTTGGGAGGAACAAAGTTGCACCACTTGAGCCGGATGAGATAGAAATGCTCCTTGGTTTTCCTAGGTACCACACAAGGGGAGGTGGCACAAATCGGACTGATAGATACAAATCCCTTGGTAACTCATTCCAG ATTGATACAGTTGCGTACCATCTATCAGTATTGAAATACATGTTCCCAGGAGGCATAAATGTGCTGTCTCTATTCTCAGGGATAGGAGGGGCAGAGGTTGCTCTTCACCGGCTGGGTATTAGACTGAAGAATGTAGTATCAGTTGAGAAGTCGGAAGTAAATAGAAACCTAGTGAGAAGCTGGTGGCAAGAAACCGACCAGGATGGGAACTTGATAGACTTAGAAGATGTTCAAGATCTAAGAGAAGATAGATTAGAGCAAATGATTAAATCATTCGGAGGATTCGATCTGATAATAGGTGGAAGTCCATGTAATAATCTTGCTGGTAATAATCGACTCCACCGTGATGGTTTAGAGGGTAAAGAATCCTCACTTTTCTTCGAGTATTGGCGAATTTTGGATACTGTCAAACGTATTATGAAGAGAAACAATggaaattattaa